The genome window AGGCGGTTCAGCTCCTCACGGTGCTCGCTCACCACGGCTCGAACAACATCACCGATGGAGACCATGCCGATCATACCGTTGTTGTCAATCACAGGGATGTGCCGGATGCGGTTATCTATCAACAAAGAAGACCACAACACATTGATGTCACTTTGTATAGCCACTACTTATATGCAACTAATGGTATGTAGAACACAGCAAACCTGTCATAAGTTGCATTGCCCGCAGAACTTTGGTATCTGGTGTCACAGTGATCAATTTGTTCTGGTCATAAGAGGCCAATGAAGTTTTAGCACAACAGGAAAAACAAATGCAAGTGAAAGAAGTACTTCACTATTTGTTGATTTTATGGAGAGCAGCGTTTGTACAACTCCACCATAGAGATTATTATTTGCTGCAAATTCTGCTCCTTATATGAATTATTCAGATCAgtattgcataattttgaataCCGGGGCAAAGGAAATGGACAATCTTATTTTAAACAAGCAGCATATTGCAACAATAGCAGCTTGAAGTTACCTCCTCAGTCATGATGTCTCCAACTTTAGTTGATTTGGACGATCTGCCCTGGACAATGATCTTCCGGAGATAATCTGAAAAATGAAAATCTTCATCCTTAGTGAATGTCCAAAATTGCACATCCACATGAAGATGATTGAGGAACAATTACTGTGAATAGCAGAATGATAATTGTATTTGCCAGAACAAATCATTAGAAACGGTTCTCTAATTTTCCATTcatctttttcaaaaaaaattcttgTCATCTAGCCTTTAATTGAGTGACACACAACCCAATGGCTCTGGTGGTACACTTGTGTGCCTCCACTTGAGTGTCCAAAAACAAGTTTGCCTTTGGCGAAACTGCCACTAGATTCTAGTGGTACTCCACCACAGCACTTTTAGGTCTGCATAAGGCTCTCAGCTTATTTCTCTAGAGAAGTAGATCTTCCACCAGCCACTAAATTAGACCacattttcttctccttttttgtgcCTGAACACAGGCATGTGCATGTGTGTACATTTGCGCATGCAAGAAAAGGCACATTAGTTCCGTGTGAATATATGTTTTTGTACAAGTAGCAATTCACCACTATCAAAATAGTGTGTCGAATAGTGACTACCTCTCTCAGTGACAATCCCAGCAATTGCCTTGTCTTCTCCAGGTTTCACCACCACTAAAG of Musa acuminata AAA Group cultivar baxijiao chromosome BXJ2-3, Cavendish_Baxijiao_AAA, whole genome shotgun sequence contains these proteins:
- the LOC135608298 gene encoding CBS domain-containing protein CBSX3, mitochondrial-like; protein product: MQGALRSLRLHGNVIKNAMLQHIRVMNPATLPTVFSRFESVSSARLEEHGFESTTIRDIMKAKGKSADGSWLWCTTDDSVYDAVKSMTQHNVGALVVVKPGEDKAIAGIVTERDYLRKIIVQGRSSKSTKVGDIMTEENKLITVTPDTKVLRAMQLMTDNRIRHIPVIDNNGMIGMVSIGDVVRAVVSEHREELNRLNAYIQGGY